In the Silene latifolia isolate original U9 population chromosome 1, ASM4854445v1, whole genome shotgun sequence genome, aatcgagaataaaaaTTAAAACGATTATGAAAATCGAAGTAAAACTTAAGGgtccggaataccttaaaagtgaaccaagtattaatatataacAAAGTTGTTGGTAAAAACGTATAATAAATCCGAAAAGAACaaataaatttttaaaaattaaataaaaacactaacaGCATGAATAATAAATGCAATGAATAATTTACATAATATAATGCACTGAAAATATACCCTAGAAAGGTAGACATACAAACTTAGCTTGCCAGTCAATTCTAGTTTAATATCATACAGATTACTGATGTAGTCATCGAGATGCCTCTGTGTCTAACTGTCTATGAGACTAGGACTGCTAACAAGACAAGAAGCCCTGGTCTCGAAAGGGGTTTAGGTACTAAGAACTACAGTACAAAGTCGTGGGAAACTTGAAACAGAGGTAGAACAATGGGAAACAAATACATtaaaaaacacacacacaaaaaGTAGCGACGGATACCTATTTTGTTGTGTGTCAAGTCAACAGTCCGTACACCTCTGCCAAGTTCAAGAATTTCATCTGGAAATGTCTGTTGAAATCATAGACAGCATCAGATAGCAGAAAACAAACATACTCTAATGACTAAACCCAAGCACAGAACTGATACTTGTGAGAAAGTATGTCTATTATTTCAACCAAACATGCAGCACTTAACAAGTTACAAGAACTATATTTTTAATGTGATCACACAGCAATTTTTACAATCTGCGCATGCATACATAATTCTCAGAAAACAAAAAATACTTGCTCATAGGATAAAGTAAAGCCATAAGTTGTATGTACATCAACGTTCTCGAAGATCACCTGAGTTTGACAAGTAACAAAAACTATCGGACTACTGTGTGGAAAAAAAAGTCGAGTGGGCTATAACCTCACCACTGTCCTCACTGTAGGATACTAGGGAACATAAGGAAAGTCCAAGTGTGGAAAACCCTAAATATATTCCTAACATTCATGGAAAATTGTCTATACCAAAGGCACCCTCAAAATTCCTATGAAACTCCAAGTGACCTTCTATATCAGTATCACGACAGCAAGGTTACATAAGAGCCCAATATCCATGTACTACTGACTGTAAATGTCCTCATAAATTCAGCTACCACTCTACCTTTATACAAGAAATCTTAAATAACAAATTAAAGGCTCTTTCGTTAGTAATTATGACCTTAGAATACAAGCACTTTGGAACTTACTGTCAATTCAATGGAGTAAATACAGAAATAATGAAACTACTGCTGCCTATTTCACGTGTACTCCTTCCAGAAATTGTAACAAGTAGAAAAGCATCCTTGTATCGCAGTTCATTACTCTAGACATGCATGGGGTTCGAGGTAGTACAACATTATACGAAGCACTCCCTCCGTTCAAGCCAATTCCATGCATTAGTTCAATACATGTGATGTGTATTTAATCAAATGATGGAATTGGCTTGAACAGAGTGAGTACAATTGAGCCAAATCAATAACACTAGTCAAAAGCCATTAACTAAAATTGGTATGCATGCTTCAACACAACGTCAAAAAATGAAGTAATTAGAAAGAGCATAATACAGCATGATTTTGTATGACAAAGAAGATGGATACACTCAGACACCTACCAAAAAGACTAGTCAAATTAATGTAGATGTACAACTGAACTCCGCTCATTCCTCATACCATGAACTAATCCTACGCCCAAAGATTGATTGTAGGCATCTCACCATTCTTAAAATTACTACTCAAGATGTCTTACACATCATTGTTATGCTAATCATTGCCAATATGCTCACAGCTCACTACTCATCACCCCCGTTACTCCTATTGTATAAACTACATAGTCGAAAACAGCTCATCATTTCCTTTCAAGTTTCACCACCCTTGATGAATCAATGAATCATCCACCTAATCTCAGAGATAGAAACATCGAAAAGACCCACAACATGTAGGCATGAAAACAATTCCTTAATGTTTTGTCAATCATCTCTAATTCACACTTTACAACATCCATAGATATGATCATGCAGGGCAATCCCAAACAATCAAACATCCCTTAAAATCACTCAAAAGCTACTTCCTCTAACTCAAGTAATTctttacgtttgattaaaatactcttgCCAATATAATAAAAACGTAAAGAACCCGTTGAGTCAGACGGAGATTAACAATCTTTCAAATTCCAACCCCTACATATAGTACTTATACCACCACAATCAATCTCATGTAAAAGTCAATAAATTTCTGCTACCACATCTTTCAATTGCAAATTTTCAACACTAAAACTATGCAATGATGACATGATCAACCCGAATATTTACATTCAACATTACACTGATTATCGAAAATTAGGCAAAAAAgtggaaagattacaactttcaaTTAATCTACTGAACCAATAACAATCAACTCAAATGTGACATAAACATGCATAATAAAACAAACccagaatttaattaaataaaataacaatgaatataaatttataaatcatcaaacaaaaaattcaaaaaatgaaaGACCTTTAATTTGGAGTCACGTAAAGCAACAATGCCAGTAGAACTCCATCTAGCAACCCTATTTGCTTTAGAATCAGAGGTTTTACTTGAAGCACATCCCATTTTTTTACATCAACAATAAACAATTAACCCAATTTATGATCAATTAAAGAAATTGGTAAGCACAAATTAAAATACCCAGATGAAAAAAGGGATTATTGAAGCGATATTGATTGTTGAATTTGTGGAAAATCTgtaaaaaagaagaaagaagtgaTTGAAAtgatggttttttttttatgGGAAAGTCAGAGGTTTATGATTGTGATTTGTTAAAATGGATGATTTTATATGTGGAAATGCCGCGTCTCTTTGGTGTTTCTCTTCCCTCTTGGTGGCAGTTTTTCTCGAAATGCTCAATTTATATAGTCGATCGATCTCAAATTTCTGAGCCGATATCGATTGTAAACTAATGATTTATGGATTGTAAGGTGGGATTATAAGAAGTTGAATTAAATAGGATGTCAATTGACTGTAATAATACCTTAAAATGATTTGTAACACCTGAAATGAGTTGGGACGAGTTGACTTAACGGAAAATAATTTTTCAATTAAAATATCGAATTATTTGTAAGCGAAAGAGAAATATTGTTGTTATATAAAAGTGGAATCAAAATAATACTTAAATTTGGGAGGGAGACGGTGAATTTAGACTTGATATATACTTATTTCGTCTTAAGTCTTAACCATCTCACCTGAATCGATAACTAAAAGTCGTAATAAACCGAAACTAACTCGACCAAATATTACCAATTTCATATTGACCAAAGtggtttattaaaaaaaaaaagtagtcaTTAGGTAAGGCCCCAAACCCAAACGACCTAAATGTTAGGATCACAACCATAGACTCAAAATACCGAGAAGTCAAAGTAAATCTTATTCGGAATGACCCAATAATAGTACACTCATAACAATTAAACCTCAATGATTCCCGAATTAAATTTAGAAGATCCTTATACTATAATAGTTTTACAACTTATTCAGGAAAAAAATGTTACAATAAGATAATTTAGAAGATTTTATTCTACAACAATGTTTGTATAAGGCGATTTTACATAagattttgaatttgaatttgcttcCGAAAGGCGAAAGCCGGCAGAAATTTGGTGGAATAAAATCGGAATAATAAGACTTTTCCAAGCTTTGAAGGATCCATGTTCCAGGAGATAAAAGGAAGAAATCTATTTTGTACACTTGTAAGAATCTTATACACCAGAGACTTACGGAGTGGTACGCAGTTGATCAACAAATACAAATTTTAGACATTCCGGAATAAAATGGGACAGTAGTCGAATATGAGCTACTTTATGCTTGTGCTATATTCGACCTCATCATCTTGAATTACCTATATTTGTAGCGAGATCTGACGCGTATCTGGGTTGAGTCTACATTTAGACATTCATAGGCTTTTGTAGCTGGGAAGGTCATACTGTCCGAACACCACAAGTCCAGAAGCTCTCAGACGGCTAACAAGTTTCGTAATTCATACACTTGATACAACAGATTTTACTACTGCAATGAATAAATAGTACTCGTACAATAATCAAGCCTGCTAGTCAGCTACCTAAGAATTAAGATTTACTTTTACATGTTTAATAGGTTCATCAAGTATGAAAAGAAACAAGCAATGTTACATTTTCAAATCCCTGTTGTAGCCGTTGGACGATTCTTTCTCCCTCCAAATGGCATGAACTTCATCAGTTCGGAATCTTTGAGTAAATGTCGATTCTTCAAAAGGAGTAGATACTCCATGAGCAAATTCAAGTAACCCGGTGTATGCAATCATAGCCCCATTGTCAATGCAGTATCTATCGTCAGTGGCGAATAATCGCCCACCTCTCTCCGAGCACATTGTCTCCATCATCTCTTGTAACCGCTTATTGCAACCCACCCCCCCGACAATGAGAACGTCTTTTGCATCACAGTGAGCCATTGCACGTTCTGTTATTTCTACTAGCATAGCAAATAGAGTTTCCTACCACCAAACATTAAATTCATAATCAATGTCgacttatatattttttttcctcAAACAATCTAATTATTTCAAGGTGTTCAATGTTATTTCAGAGTCTGACTATGTTAATTGAACTCAGATACGAGAGTTGGACATGGTTACATAAAATTATCAAACTCAACAACACTCATATTTTCAGATACGGGAACTCGGACTTAAATTGACAATACATAAGTGCAGACAGTTGCTCAGAACAAATATCTAGCATTTTTAAAGAGGAAAACATGATATTTGAGTACTAAGGCTTAAAATAATTGGATGTCCTACTAAATACGAGTAATTCATAAAAGTAACTTAACTATTTTTGTCAAGCTGACCTCCATATTTGGCTCCTCTACGAGAAATGCCAAATTGGTAAGGATTAGGTACTGTTACCATATCATATCCTTGAATGTTCAGTCAGATACGGGTACAACACCGTCAGTGACAGTCTAGATAATATAGACTGTAAAGTTAATGCAATTTACAATAGTGCATACCTGTAAGGAGTAGCATAAATCTGCAGGTGTGCACTCGTCATTTTTGAGCTTCTCTTCAGCCGTAGATTCAATAAAACTCAATATACCACTAAAAGAAACGTCCATTCCTTTGACAGCGTAAGGAAGATCTATGAACTTTTCTCCTTTCTTAGCAAGCTGATCACCAACAAAACGAGTTTTAAGTCACAAGAGCTGTTTGCCACACAAACAGACCCGGAGAAAAGAAAAGGCTTCTACGGTGGACTTTTAACAACATCAGGACTCAAATTTATTGTGCCTAACCCACGCCAGTAGAGACAACACATCGACAccataagaaagaaagaaaagaaaatacaGAGAACCAACTGAAGCGTCACAAACACAGGTATCCAGTTTAATCTCTATGCTAACTTTCTAACCACCTAAACTCCTTTTTCtacttgtccaaaaaaaaaaaaactccttttTCTAGGAGGTAAAAAGGTGGACTGTTTTTTTATTGATCAAAAgataaaactaataaaaaaaatcagACAACAGTAAAGGTGAATAAGAATATATCATAACTGAAAGGATACTCTAACAATATAACCTCAAACTTTTGACGACTCTATCCCTGTCTGGCTACCTCAAATGTCCCCTATTCTATCCAAAATCCCCTGATCATTGAACAATGTAATAGCCATAAACTCTACCTGTATTTGTGATGACCAATTCAATCACAAAAAGTCACAGAACTAGCTCAATTAGACTAAGAAATTCTTATCGACGAAAGTAACTCGATCACAATTTACAGGCAAACACCTTCTTTTAACCAGTGAATGGTTGAATTGAAAAATATTTAATGACAGAGAAAGGAAGAGGCTAAGCAAGAAGAAAACTGCTAATACGACAACGGATAAGAGCGGCCTGTTCTACCTGCTCAATATTGTATCCAGGGCTCGGATCGTTGGACAATGTCAAAACACGAGCAAACCGATCCAAGCAATTGCCAACTGCTATATCAATAGTCTCTCCAAATATCCGATATCGGCCTTCACTGTAGGCAATAACTTGTGTATTACCCCCGCTGACATACAGCACAACTGGATTCTCAGCCCCAGTAACAATCCTCCCCATCTCAATATGAGCAACACAATGATTGACGCCAACTATCGGCTTCTTCCAAAGCTGTGACAAAACCCTCACAACAACTGCACACACTTGCAAGGGGGCACCCATGCCAGGCCCTTTGGTATAACAAAGGCAGTCTATGTCATCAGGGGTTATTCCAGCAGTCATAAGGGCGGATTTTACAAGTGGCAAGACGTGTTCTAAGTGATGGTGTGCAGTTTCTCGAGGAAGAAACCCATGGCCAGGTGGGGTAATATAGGTGTCGCGTGGGTTAGCTAAGATGGTTCCATCTAAGGTTACAACACCCACGCCAATCTTGTTGGCTGAACCCTCAAAACCCAGGGCGATCATTCTCTTCATCTTTTCCTTACCAGTTGAAAAACCTACAATTTAAGAATTCGGATCTGCACAAATAAGCTACATAAATTGCTAAACCTTAAACCATGAAAATCCGTAACAGTAAAAATGTAATACTGCTGGAAATCTACAGTACCACACACAACAGGACGATTTTTCCAGAGTATATTAGCCAACATATACTAATATCAAAGCTCAAAGCAAATCGAAAAACCCTAAACCCTGTAATCCCAGGACAGTAGAATGGCCCGTACAGCTGAAAGTCGTAGTTCACGACAATTCTTATGAACTATATAGTAAGTTCACATATACAGTCGTAATACAGACAATATCAAAGCTCCATGTTACTTAAAATAATTTAGAAGTATCTCACACAGTCAGATTCGACTGTTTCATAAGAAATTGCATATTTTGGCTCAAAATGAGGTGTTGAGTGTCGAGTGTCGGACACGGGTACGCGAGTAAATAAGAAGAGTCAGAGTAAGGGCAGCCAAAAAATAGAAAATCCAATAACAATAATGGCAGTCAAAAAGATAATTGACAAAACTCAATGAAGCATTATAACAAACATTATGTGTGTAGTCCAGGTACTGGCACTTCAAACCACAAATAATGCACCACCGATCACAACACAATTAATCCGACCCAACAGTCAGATGTAATAACAGCATAAGCAACTAAATACTTGCAAAATCCATGATTTCTCGccaaaaaattcaaaatcgcATGAATAAGCATCAATTATTTACAAAGAAGCAAAAAAAGTACGCCTACACAGGAAACCAAAATTGCTAATAAAACGCAGTGTTGTTCAGAAGAGGGTGTTTGAGGAACTCGATTTAAACGTCAAAATAGCTCCAACTTTGGTCGTAGATCTTTTAAAAAAGCCACTCCTCTCTTTCGCTTTATCACACCCTACTATTTCATGGCTTGATAACGAAATTGAGCAAATTATTGTTTTCTGTCACGAGTTATACCTAATTCGACATTGTAAAAACCGAGGGTTTTATAAAGAGTGTAGAACACCCCTTTCACCCCCAATTCACTACATTTTTCGAAATTATTCGACCGGATTTTGAAAACTCTAGTAAAATGTCTTGAACGGAGAAAGAATAAATTTTCCAAAGGAGCTCAATCAGCTCACCACATTGCTAAAACTTGAAACCAAAATACGcctaaaacaataaataaataaaatcccAAATTAATTGAAATACATTACGAATTTTAGAACTCCGCCTGTGAGTGTCTTCGGGCATTCACTGCCGGTCCCAAGCCCGGATAAAGGAGGAGGGTTGCGGTAGGTCTGTGGCAGCCAGCATAAAAACttagtcacattttatggacatgaatcggaatTTGAACATTACGAATTTTAGAAACCCTTGTCCCAAATTATAAGCTACCCCGCCTACCTCAAAGTTGGGAATACTAACGTCAAAGAGAAAACGTACTCGGTCACTCGTTAGTAGCTTAACAATATATTTTCGAGTGGCGTTACGAGCTACGACTACTCTGAGCCTATGAGCATCAGTCGATAACAATCGAAATAACAAAGAATGACCTTAATTCAAGTTCCTAGAAGTACAATAAATTTAAACCTAATTAATCTAAATCAatggaaaaattcaaaaacctaAACATGATTTTTAAGCTAATagtgaattgaattgaattgctATTGAAATAATTGAGAGGGAAATAAAGAGTGAAGAATACCTAGAAGAAACTGACTGCCAATAATGGTTGCTTTCTTCGTTTGCGAATTATGAGAAACACCAAATACAGGGGAAGTCGTGGGTTGCTCCCTTCCTTATGTTCGGTATATCCGGCCTACAAAATAAGCGGGtattttaagaaaattatgaAGGTTTGGGCTAGTAACTCGTATCAAACCACTTACCTGGTTGTCCCTGGGCCAAAAAGTAAACATGAACATAATCCCGGCCTATATTCGGCTCAAGCCTGCATTTGATTACACCTCTAAACTAGTGTAAAATCACTCTTCACAGGACTAGTTGTTTTACATAATTGACCTCTAATACCTTGCCATCACACCTCTAGACTATTGTAAAATCATTTTCCAGTTTAATTGATTTTTTTAGAGAAAGCTTATTTGGTTTGAATAAGTTTCTTGTAATTCGGTTTTACAAAATCATATTGTAAAACCATATAAGGAAAGATATTGTGCCCTTATTATGAAAAATGGTGATTGTTGAAAGTTATTTTAGTGGAGGTTGTTAGCTGAATCATGAATGATCACTTGGTTTTACAATAATGCTTATATGTAATACAATTTATATAAGAATTGT is a window encoding:
- the LOC141601308 gene encoding uncharacterized protein LOC141601308 isoform X1 produces the protein MPEDTHRRSSKIRFSTGKEKMKRMIALGFEGSANKIGVGVVTLDGTILANPRDTYITPPGHGFLPRETAHHHLEHVLPLVKSALMTAGITPDDIDCLCYTKGPGMGAPLQVCAVVVRVLSQLWKKPIVGVNHCVAHIEMGRIVTGAENPVVLYVSGGNTQVIAYSEGRYRIFGETIDIAVGNCLDRFARVLTLSNDPSPGYNIEQLAKKGEKFIDLPYAVKGMDVSFSGILSFIESTAEEKLKNDECTPADLCYSLQETLFAMLVEITERAMAHCDAKDVLIVGGVGCNKRLQEMMETMCSERGGRLFATDDRYCIDNGAMIAYTGLLEFAHGVSTPFEESTFTQRFRTDEVHAIWREKESSNGYNRDLKM
- the LOC141601308 gene encoding uncharacterized protein LOC141601308 isoform X2, whose translation is MKRMIALGFEGSANKIGVGVVTLDGTILANPRDTYITPPGHGFLPRETAHHHLEHVLPLVKSALMTAGITPDDIDCLCYTKGPGMGAPLQVCAVVVRVLSQLWKKPIVGVNHCVAHIEMGRIVTGAENPVVLYVSGGNTQVIAYSEGRYRIFGETIDIAVGNCLDRFARVLTLSNDPSPGYNIEQLAKKGEKFIDLPYAVKGMDVSFSGILSFIESTAEEKLKNDECTPADLCYSLQETLFAMLVEITERAMAHCDAKDVLIVGGVGCNKRLQEMMETMCSERGGRLFATDDRYCIDNGAMIAYTGLLEFAHGVSTPFEESTFTQRFRTDEVHAIWREKESSNGYNRDLKM